The following coding sequences lie in one Thermanaerothrix sp. genomic window:
- a CDS encoding argininosuccinate synthase, with translation MTYKGKLVLAYSGGLDTSVAIPWLKEQGYDVITFTADVGQQIDLKATKEKAIKSGASKAYITDLREEFVEDYVWKSLKANAMYQGTYPLNSALSRPLIASHLVKVAKEEGAVAIAHGCTGKGQDQVRIEVCAKALNPEITVEAPVRDWHFSRDEEIEYAEKHGIPVPVTKASPYSIDENLWGRSIECGILEDPWAEAPSDAFTLTVDPWEAADEPVVIEIGFDKGIPVSLNGKAMSGVALIEMLNQIAGKAGVGRVDMIEDRLVGFKSREVYECPAAVTLIGAHKALESMTLTKEVLKAKKELEVKYAELAYEGYWFSPLRDALDAFIDKTQEVVSGVVRVRLYKGQAVVVGMKSDNSLYREDLATYSHGDKFDHKAAVGFITVWSLPIKTWSQLHGKKACDEVSRVIGME, from the coding sequence ATGACCTATAAGGGTAAACTGGTTCTAGCTTACAGTGGCGGTCTTGATACGTCTGTAGCCATACCTTGGCTTAAGGAACAGGGCTATGATGTCATAACCTTTACCGCCGACGTGGGACAACAGATAGATCTTAAGGCAACGAAGGAAAAGGCGATAAAGTCTGGGGCTTCCAAGGCATATATCACCGATCTTAGGGAGGAATTTGTGGAGGACTACGTTTGGAAATCCCTTAAGGCCAATGCCATGTATCAAGGCACCTACCCGCTTAACTCCGCACTCTCCAGGCCTTTGATTGCCAGCCATCTGGTTAAGGTGGCAAAGGAGGAGGGGGCTGTTGCTATAGCCCATGGCTGTACCGGTAAGGGGCAGGATCAGGTGAGGATAGAGGTGTGCGCCAAGGCGCTTAACCCTGAGATAACGGTGGAGGCCCCCGTCAGGGACTGGCATTTTAGCAGGGATGAAGAGATCGAGTACGCGGAGAAGCATGGCATACCGGTTCCAGTTACGAAGGCTAGCCCCTACAGCATAGATGAGAACCTTTGGGGGCGGTCGATCGAATGTGGGATCTTGGAGGATCCATGGGCGGAGGCCCCAAGCGACGCTTTTACCCTTACGGTAGATCCTTGGGAGGCGGCGGATGAACCGGTGGTAATAGAGATAGGCTTTGATAAGGGGATACCTGTTTCCTTGAACGGCAAGGCCATGTCAGGGGTGGCGCTCATTGAGATGCTGAACCAAATAGCAGGCAAGGCGGGAGTTGGGAGGGTGGACATGATAGAGGATAGGTTGGTGGGCTTCAAGAGCCGGGAGGTCTACGAATGCCCTGCCGCTGTTACCCTGATAGGGGCCCATAAGGCCTTGGAGAGCATGACATTGACCAAGGAAGTCCTTAAGGCCAAGAAGGAGCTTGAGGTAAAGTATGCGGAGCTTGCCTATGAGGGGTACTGGTTCTCCCCCCTGCGGGATGCCCTGGATGCATTCATTGACAAGACCCAGGAGGTGGTGAGCGGCGTTGTAAGGGTAAGGCTTTATAAGGGGCAGGCCGTGGTGGTAGGGATGAAGTCCGACAACTCCCTCTATAGGGAGGACTTGGCCACCTATTCTCACGGTGATAAATTCGACCACAAGGCGGCGGTCGGGTTCATAACCGTGTGGAGTCTGCCAATAAAGACCTGGAGCCAGCTGCATGGCAAAAAGGCATGTGACGAGGTTTCAAGGGTAATAGGGATGGAATAG
- a CDS encoding TIGR01212 family radical SAM protein (This family includes YhcC from E. coli K-12, an uncharacterized radical SAM protein.), producing MSNPVPKLSNNIPWTSFSESLRSRHGERVWKICIDGGFGCPHRTSLTSGGCVFCDSQGGGDGAYLRGIGIEEQCREKSSALLARGITKTILYFQSYSCTNVPIDALSEAVKRAMGAAEKSGIHVVGLAFGLRPDQIPDAFTSMLKVLVAEGLEVWAEVGVQTLDDPMLNWLNRGHDSQSAIRAIETISALEGVMTCAHLIGGIPGETPLRMAMDAERLCIAGASGIKFHPLHVLRGTELHRRFDAGLFLPPSRDYYMGALIEALIRIPHHVEVQRLTADASPERLISPSWLSKKSDFIRDLKARMMHLGIRQGDLWRGKA from the coding sequence ATGAGCAATCCTGTACCCAAACTGTCCAATAACATCCCATGGACCTCCTTCTCCGAATCGCTCAGATCAAGACACGGGGAAAGGGTCTGGAAGATATGCATAGACGGCGGCTTTGGATGTCCCCACAGAACCTCTCTGACATCGGGGGGATGCGTTTTCTGCGACTCACAAGGGGGAGGCGATGGGGCTTACCTTCGAGGTATAGGGATTGAAGAACAGTGCCGGGAAAAATCAAGCGCCCTGCTGGCAAGGGGCATAACCAAGACGATACTTTACTTTCAGAGCTACAGCTGCACCAATGTACCAATTGATGCGTTATCGGAGGCGGTCAAAAGGGCCATGGGGGCCGCCGAAAAATCTGGGATTCATGTGGTGGGACTTGCCTTCGGCTTAAGGCCAGATCAGATACCAGACGCTTTCACCTCCATGTTAAAGGTCTTGGTCGCAGAAGGACTTGAGGTGTGGGCAGAGGTTGGGGTCCAAACACTGGACGATCCAATGCTGAACTGGCTAAATAGGGGTCACGATTCACAAAGCGCCATAAGGGCCATAGAAACCATTTCCGCCTTGGAGGGCGTAATGACCTGCGCACATCTCATAGGCGGGATACCAGGCGAGACCCCTCTGAGGATGGCAATGGACGCTGAAAGGTTATGCATCGCCGGGGCATCGGGCATTAAGTTTCACCCGCTCCACGTTTTGAGGGGTACGGAGCTTCATCGGAGATTCGACGCAGGCTTGTTCTTGCCTCCGTCAAGGGACTACTACATGGGGGCCCTAATAGAGGCATTAATAAGGATACCCCACCACGTGGAGGTTCAACGACTTACAGCAGACGCCTCTCCGGAGAGGCTGATCTCTCCGTCTTGGCTGTCGAAGAAAAGCGACTTCATCCGGGACCTCAAAGCTCGGATGATGCATTTGGGCATTCGACAGGGAGATCTATGGCGCGGCAAAGCATAA
- the purE gene encoding 5-(carboxyamino)imidazole ribonucleotide mutase: MPDVLIILGSPSDAEHARKCGDALTELGVSFEAAVASAHRTPDRVAHMASRASELGFKVIIAMAGLSAALPGAVAAHTDLPVIGVPLSGGIMGGLDALLSAVQMPPGVPVASVGVDGARNAAILAARIVALSNGEVRDALVAMKADNAKKAVDGTNKLASLGLPVHREDL, from the coding sequence ATGCCGGACGTGCTTATAATCTTAGGATCCCCATCGGACGCGGAACACGCAAGGAAGTGCGGAGACGCCTTGACTGAACTGGGCGTATCATTTGAAGCCGCGGTGGCCTCCGCCCACAGGACGCCCGATAGGGTAGCCCACATGGCCTCAAGGGCTTCCGAGCTGGGCTTTAAGGTGATAATAGCCATGGCGGGGCTTTCAGCGGCGCTTCCAGGGGCAGTGGCAGCCCATACCGACCTGCCCGTCATAGGAGTGCCTTTGAGCGGAGGCATTATGGGCGGCCTGGACGCTCTTCTCTCCGCAGTCCAAATGCCTCCCGGCGTACCGGTAGCATCGGTGGGGGTTGATGGGGCAAGAAACGCCGCCATTTTGGCGGCTAGGATAGTTGCCTTGAGCAATGGGGAGGTTCGCGACGCATTAGTAGCGATGAAAGCTGATAATGCTAAGAAGGCGGTTGATGGAACCAATAAACTGGCCTCCCTTGGATTACCGGTCCATCGCGAGGATTTATGA
- the purD gene encoding phosphoribosylamine--glycine ligase → MILGAGGREHAVAWAVSRSPIGSEVIVAPGNGGTRNRFGSAELDVCDVSSVLKAAKDLGIDLVIPGPEAPLVAGVADGLMDQGILVLGPEKRGALLEGSKAFAKFFMEENQIPTSSFSICEDLKSCRAALESRTPPYVLKADGLASGKGVLITSDLDEAIDYCSRLLDGRLFGDAGRKVVIEDHVSGFEITALALVDGNDGALLPLSQDHKRAFDGDKGPNTGGMGAYAPVPWDSEALRKMIREEVLVPTIRGLRKMGITYRGILYMGLMLDSEGKIWVLEYNVRMGDPETQAIMPIIGNDWLDLCHRAAKGELHVKDVRTNGKSALGVVLASEGYPFSPRVGLPLEGASPFDDGSSLVFHSGTALAKDKLVSSSGRVLTVVGVGDSIEAARSNAYRRMASISLPGGFCRGDIGHSAMEFFDL, encoded by the coding sequence ATGATCCTTGGAGCCGGCGGGAGGGAACACGCCGTAGCCTGGGCAGTATCAAGATCTCCCATTGGATCGGAGGTGATAGTCGCCCCCGGCAATGGCGGCACAAGGAACCGTTTCGGTTCCGCAGAATTGGACGTCTGCGACGTCTCATCAGTTTTGAAAGCCGCAAAAGACCTTGGAATAGACTTGGTCATCCCAGGACCGGAAGCTCCGCTGGTGGCCGGCGTGGCAGATGGCCTGATGGATCAAGGCATCCTTGTCCTAGGACCAGAAAAGAGGGGGGCCTTGCTTGAGGGCAGCAAGGCCTTCGCAAAGTTCTTCATGGAAGAAAACCAAATACCAACTTCCTCCTTCAGCATCTGCGAGGATTTGAAATCCTGCAGGGCCGCTTTAGAATCAAGAACTCCACCTTACGTGTTAAAGGCCGACGGCCTTGCTTCGGGCAAGGGGGTTTTAATAACCTCGGATCTTGACGAAGCGATTGATTACTGCAGCAGGCTGCTGGACGGAAGATTGTTCGGCGATGCGGGCCGAAAGGTGGTCATCGAGGATCACGTAAGCGGCTTTGAGATCACCGCCCTGGCATTGGTGGACGGCAACGACGGGGCCCTGTTGCCCCTAAGCCAGGACCACAAGCGGGCTTTCGATGGGGATAAGGGGCCCAACACCGGTGGCATGGGAGCCTACGCTCCGGTGCCATGGGATTCGGAAGCCCTCAGGAAAATGATAAGGGAAGAGGTGTTGGTCCCCACCATAAGAGGGCTTAGAAAGATGGGAATAACATACCGGGGTATCCTATATATGGGACTCATGCTTGACTCGGAAGGCAAAATATGGGTCCTGGAGTACAACGTTCGCATGGGAGACCCGGAAACCCAGGCCATAATGCCCATTATAGGCAACGATTGGCTAGATCTCTGCCATAGGGCTGCCAAGGGAGAACTTCACGTTAAAGACGTTCGAACCAACGGCAAAAGCGCCCTTGGGGTGGTGCTAGCCTCCGAAGGCTACCCCTTCTCCCCTCGGGTAGGACTTCCCCTAGAGGGCGCATCTCCATTCGACGATGGATCCTCCCTGGTCTTTCATTCAGGGACCGCACTGGCAAAAGATAAACTGGTAAGCTCGAGTGGCAGAGTACTAACTGTAGTAGGCGTTGGAGACTCCATTGAAGCCGCCAGAAGCAACGCATACAGACGGATGGCCTCAATCTCTCTGCCCGGTGGCTTCTGCAGGGGCGATATAGGCCATTCCGCCATGGAGTTCTTTGATCTATAA
- the purH gene encoding bifunctional phosphoribosylaminoimidazolecarboxamide formyltransferase/IMP cyclohydrolase, with product MAEVSLERFALISVYDKAHIEHLARALINSGYKLISSSGTMKFLKELGLDVTGVEDVTQYPHMLSGRVKTLHPKIAGGILFRRDNHSDIEEVNLHGIPPIDVVVCNLYPFEEALKSGASLDELIEQIDIGGVTLLRAAAKNYKHVAVLCDPEDYIEAAKEITDKGEIPLESRERYAAKALCLTAQYDATISLALSQRFDLGSPMVKGVSRLAVPMVKTKDLRYGENPYQRASLWSRGAGEQSFKVTGGKDLSYNNILDADAALRGIRMLKGLRACVIIKHNNPCGAATGKTLLQAFEGAVSCDPVSAFGGIVGFTEQVDKDTAEALADRFFEVIVAPSFDEEAENILMERRKGLRLITASLICDHKYPVLRDTSLGTLVQDDPIPEPPEENTGTWYGVPRGELWEDMVFAWRCAALAKSNAIAIVKDGRLIGIGAGFTNRVDAARFALARCGSSSRGAVMASDAFFPFPDTVEEAHSHGIAAIIQPGGSIRDQEVIAKALESGISMFIGGCRTFRH from the coding sequence GTGGCTGAGGTATCATTAGAAAGGTTCGCCCTCATATCGGTTTATGACAAGGCCCACATCGAACACCTGGCAAGAGCTCTCATAAACAGCGGTTACAAGTTGATATCCAGTTCCGGCACCATGAAGTTTCTCAAAGAGCTAGGGCTGGACGTTACCGGCGTAGAAGACGTGACCCAATACCCCCACATGCTCAGTGGGAGGGTTAAAACCCTACACCCAAAGATAGCCGGGGGGATACTATTCAGAAGAGATAACCATTCAGACATAGAAGAAGTTAACCTTCATGGGATACCGCCCATAGACGTGGTGGTTTGTAACCTGTACCCCTTCGAAGAGGCTCTTAAGTCGGGAGCATCATTGGACGAGCTGATAGAGCAGATAGACATCGGCGGAGTTACCCTGCTCCGCGCGGCGGCTAAGAACTACAAGCACGTGGCGGTTTTATGCGATCCAGAGGACTACATCGAGGCAGCCAAGGAGATCACGGATAAAGGTGAGATACCCTTGGAGTCCAGAGAACGGTACGCGGCAAAAGCCCTGTGCCTAACAGCACAGTACGATGCCACCATATCACTGGCCTTGTCCCAGCGCTTTGACTTGGGCTCCCCCATGGTTAAGGGGGTATCCAGGCTGGCAGTGCCGATGGTTAAGACAAAAGACCTTCGATACGGTGAAAACCCGTATCAAAGGGCATCTCTGTGGTCAAGGGGTGCTGGAGAACAATCATTTAAGGTCACAGGCGGCAAGGATCTGTCATACAATAACATTTTGGACGCCGATGCGGCACTAAGGGGCATCAGGATGCTGAAGGGACTACGCGCATGTGTGATAATAAAGCACAACAATCCCTGCGGTGCCGCCACGGGCAAGACTCTACTCCAGGCCTTTGAAGGAGCGGTATCCTGTGACCCCGTATCTGCCTTTGGTGGCATAGTGGGATTTACGGAGCAGGTGGACAAGGACACCGCCGAGGCGTTGGCTGATAGGTTCTTCGAGGTGATTGTAGCGCCGAGCTTTGATGAAGAAGCCGAAAACATCCTAATGGAGCGAAGGAAGGGGCTTCGCTTGATTACAGCCAGCCTGATATGTGACCACAAATACCCCGTGCTGAGGGATACATCCCTAGGGACGCTGGTTCAAGACGATCCGATACCAGAGCCTCCGGAGGAAAACACCGGTACTTGGTATGGAGTACCACGGGGCGAGCTGTGGGAGGACATGGTCTTTGCATGGCGCTGCGCCGCCCTTGCCAAGAGCAATGCCATCGCGATAGTAAAGGACGGACGTCTCATTGGGATTGGCGCAGGGTTCACCAACAGGGTTGACGCCGCTAGGTTCGCATTGGCAAGATGCGGAAGCTCATCTAGGGGGGCCGTAATGGCCTCGGACGCCTTCTTCCCGTTCCCAGATACGGTCGAGGAGGCCCATTCCCACGGCATAGCCGCCATAATCCAACCCGGCGGATCCATACGGGATCAAGAGGTCATAGCAAAGGCTTTAGAATCAGGCATATCCATGTTCATAGGTGGCTGCAGAACCTTCAGGCACTAA
- the purN gene encoding phosphoribosylglycinamide formyltransferase translates to MRTPIGILISGRGSNLMAIKGAADSGLLKVHIAFVGSDNPAAPGLIWAREQGLQTITLDYSRGRLHGEKQIELTMRRFNTEHLVLAGFMRILSEEFVKRHRGRIINVHPSLLPSFPGKSGIEDAFRYGVKVTGVTVHLVDEQVDHGPILAQEAVTVEASDTLEDLEEKIHKVEHRIYPVAIDRWLREGDFSLSSLRRSRLV, encoded by the coding sequence ATGAGAACCCCCATTGGGATTTTGATATCCGGCAGGGGATCTAACCTGATGGCCATAAAAGGCGCGGCAGACTCGGGGCTTCTTAAGGTCCACATAGCCTTCGTTGGATCCGACAACCCCGCAGCACCGGGCCTTATATGGGCAAGGGAACAGGGGCTGCAAACCATAACACTGGATTACTCAAGAGGACGACTCCACGGGGAGAAACAGATAGAACTGACCATGAGGAGATTTAACACAGAACACCTGGTGCTGGCGGGTTTTATGCGCATCCTGTCGGAGGAGTTCGTTAAGAGGCACAGGGGGAGGATAATCAACGTCCATCCTTCCCTGCTCCCTTCCTTCCCAGGCAAGAGCGGCATAGAAGACGCGTTCCGGTACGGCGTTAAGGTGACCGGCGTCACAGTGCACCTTGTGGACGAGCAGGTGGACCACGGCCCCATACTGGCCCAAGAGGCAGTAACGGTAGAAGCCAGCGACACACTGGAAGACCTGGAGGAGAAGATCCACAAAGTGGAGCACCGGATATATCCCGTAGCCATAGACCGTTGGCTCAGGGAAGGGGATTTTTCGCTTTCAAGCCTGAGAAGATCACGCCTGGTATGA
- the purM gene encoding phosphoribosylformylglycinamidine cyclo-ligase — protein MGLTYDKSGVSLSAADLWVERVKEIVKKHPINNSQTIAGIGGFAGLYRISDHLALAACCDGVGTKMELARELGKVKGLGQDLVAMNVNDLVTCGARPLFFLDYVACGKLKPDSLLPILEGIAESCAACGCTLLGGETAEMPQVYDENSFDLAGFAVGIVATEEIITGESIVEGDLLIGLPSSGPHSNGYSLIRKAVGEAGVDLNSNHGVLPSPLGEELLRPTRLYVNQALKGSETGLVKAMAHITGGSLEGNISRVIPPGLGIQIDYQAWRRPAIFEFLQGLGIDEAEMRRVFNLGVGFVMIASPKDVDVLLNLMTQLGEAPFIIGSVTRR, from the coding sequence ATGGGATTGACATATGACAAGTCCGGCGTGAGCCTATCCGCAGCGGATCTATGGGTCGAAAGGGTTAAGGAGATAGTTAAGAAACACCCCATAAACAACTCCCAGACCATCGCGGGCATCGGCGGGTTTGCGGGCCTGTACCGCATCAGCGACCACCTGGCCCTGGCGGCTTGCTGCGACGGGGTGGGCACAAAGATGGAACTGGCCAGGGAGCTTGGGAAGGTAAAAGGGCTGGGGCAGGACCTGGTGGCCATGAACGTTAACGACCTGGTAACATGCGGCGCAAGGCCCCTCTTCTTCCTCGACTACGTGGCTTGCGGCAAGCTCAAGCCGGATTCTCTCTTACCCATCTTAGAGGGGATAGCTGAAAGCTGTGCGGCATGCGGATGCACGTTGCTTGGAGGGGAAACTGCCGAGATGCCCCAGGTGTACGACGAGAACTCCTTCGATCTGGCCGGATTTGCGGTTGGCATTGTGGCAACGGAAGAGATCATAACCGGTGAGTCAATCGTGGAAGGAGACCTTCTAATCGGCCTTCCAAGTTCTGGCCCCCACAGCAACGGCTACAGTTTGATAAGGAAAGCCGTCGGGGAGGCAGGGGTGGATCTAAATTCCAACCATGGGGTTCTGCCAAGTCCGCTGGGAGAAGAGCTTTTAAGACCCACCAGGCTTTACGTCAACCAGGCCCTCAAAGGGTCGGAAACCGGTCTTGTAAAGGCCATGGCGCACATAACCGGAGGGAGCCTTGAGGGCAACATATCCAGGGTGATACCTCCGGGTCTTGGAATACAAATAGACTACCAAGCCTGGAGGAGGCCCGCCATCTTCGAATTCCTGCAGGGGCTGGGCATAGATGAGGCGGAGATGAGACGGGTGTTCAATCTGGGCGTGGGCTTCGTGATGATAGCCTCCCCCAAGGACGTTGATGTCTTGCTTAACCTGATGACCCAGTTGGGGGAAGCTCCTTTCATCATAGGGTCGGTGACGCGCAGATGA
- the purF gene encoding amidophosphoribosyltransferase, which yields MCGIFGALSPNMEPVLEDVYLGLFALQHRGQESAGVSWIDGEVARSIKGMGLVHNAIPQGIASSITANAAIGHVRYSTCGDSILQNAQPLTINYAKGAVAIAHNGNITNSDGIMKYLENRGAIFQSTSDTEVILHLMAHQSHKMPLDALMDALRRIKGAFSLVVLLKDKLIAARDPWGFRPLVMGRRGQTVYFASETCALDIVGAQSVRDVEPGEVVVVDQAGGLSSLRIQTKASRGFLCAFEFVYFARPDSVIDGISVYQARKSLGRFLAKRCPAKAQLVAGMPDSGTVAALGYSEESALPFEMAIVRNRYVGRTFIQPTQRVREAGVRVKLNPNHRAIQDKEIIVVDDSIVRGTTASRVVSLMRSAGASKVHLRIASPPVRFPCYYGIDTPSSEELAAARFDLDKLTRQIGADSLGYIHVKDLVQAIGAPEERLCTACFDGRYMEDDVNGIDI from the coding sequence ATGTGCGGCATTTTCGGCGCCCTTTCTCCAAACATGGAACCCGTACTGGAGGACGTGTACCTTGGGCTTTTTGCCCTGCAACATCGAGGACAGGAATCCGCGGGGGTATCGTGGATAGACGGCGAAGTAGCGAGGTCCATAAAGGGCATGGGCCTAGTCCACAACGCCATCCCACAGGGGATAGCCTCTTCCATAACAGCGAACGCAGCCATAGGACATGTCAGGTACTCCACCTGCGGAGACTCCATCCTGCAAAATGCCCAGCCACTCACCATCAACTACGCCAAGGGCGCGGTAGCCATAGCCCACAACGGCAACATCACCAACTCCGACGGCATAATGAAATACCTTGAAAACCGGGGGGCCATCTTCCAATCCACATCCGACACTGAGGTAATACTTCACCTCATGGCCCACCAGTCCCACAAGATGCCCCTTGATGCCCTAATGGACGCGCTCAGAAGAATCAAGGGGGCCTTTAGCTTGGTGGTGCTCCTGAAGGACAAGCTTATCGCCGCCAGGGACCCTTGGGGGTTCCGCCCCCTTGTGATGGGACGAAGGGGGCAAACCGTATACTTCGCATCGGAAACCTGCGCTTTGGATATCGTGGGGGCCCAATCGGTGAGGGACGTGGAACCCGGCGAGGTGGTGGTAGTAGATCAAGCAGGCGGACTATCTTCCCTTAGGATACAAACGAAGGCTTCCAGAGGGTTTTTGTGCGCCTTTGAGTTCGTATACTTCGCAAGGCCCGACAGCGTGATAGACGGCATATCGGTATATCAGGCGAGGAAGAGCCTGGGGCGCTTCCTTGCCAAAAGGTGTCCAGCAAAGGCACAGCTGGTGGCTGGCATGCCGGACAGCGGAACGGTCGCGGCACTGGGCTACTCGGAAGAATCCGCTTTACCATTTGAAATGGCCATAGTAAGAAACCGATACGTGGGAAGGACCTTCATCCAACCCACCCAAAGGGTAAGGGAAGCAGGGGTAAGGGTTAAACTGAACCCCAACCATCGGGCGATACAAGACAAGGAGATAATCGTCGTTGATGATTCCATAGTAAGGGGCACCACCGCCTCCAGGGTAGTAAGCCTCATGCGTTCCGCTGGAGCTTCAAAGGTACATCTTAGGATAGCGTCGCCGCCGGTTCGATTCCCCTGCTACTACGGGATAGACACTCCCTCATCGGAAGAACTGGCAGCAGCCAGGTTCGATTTGGATAAGCTAACCAGACAGATAGGGGCCGACTCCCTGGGATACATCCACGTCAAAGACCTGGTTCAAGCCATTGGGGCTCCCGAGGAAAGACTTTGCACCGCCTGCTTTGACGGCAGGTACATGGAGGATGACGTAAATGGGATTGACATATGA
- the purL gene encoding phosphoribosylformylglycinamidine synthase subunit PurL, with amino-acid sequence MTPEEAGLDTREWEELKSALRREPNDLELRMVGVMWSEHCSYKSTRSLLAALPKDGPYVVSGEGENAGVVRLNEKLGLAFKVESHNHPSAVSPYEGAATGVGGIIRDILAMGARPIASMDGLFFGSSDTPRNRRISSGVVRGIGGYGNPVGVPTVGGLTIYDQCYDDNPLVNAFCAGILSLDKACSSKTAKPGMQVLILGAKTGRDGIAGAAFASTGLSGDDEANKPQIQIGDPFYEKLLIEACLELLDGGTIQAMQDMGAAGILSSTSEVAHKSGNGIDIHCDRIPLREAMEPWEIFLSESQERMLLVCMPEDIPSVKAVAKKWNLECAVVGEMTDTGLYRVFNRGELIAELPVGLLGGDSPLKNWPSTPPQRSTSVRASRNLSPEDAITEILRLMKHPCMGDHSWIYRQYDSMVQLRTLLGPGNPVAALWIEGAGTVVFSMEANPWMCAQDPFVGTALITALSIRHLSVAGADPMGITNCLNFPSPEIPKQYWELEESVKGLSIAARELKCPVISGNVSLYNESPSSRIMPSPLVVSAGIVPEGTALLRPKPDPSGDEPEVFLVGRSTSTVGSLYGHMAGACGSTLSFDPSREMAFNRCAIKAAKEGIANAGRAVSRGGWAASLIKTIINSPFGVDLDVPWPMDEADIFGEGSPSAIYFVSPERARDLESVFNGHEVRHIGTLTRRHRSLKAGKTSIPLKNLRGGEKI; translated from the coding sequence ATGACTCCTGAAGAAGCTGGGTTGGACACAAGGGAATGGGAGGAGTTGAAATCCGCCCTTCGCAGGGAGCCCAATGATCTTGAGCTCCGCATGGTGGGGGTCATGTGGTCCGAGCACTGCAGCTATAAGTCCACCAGGTCCCTTTTGGCTGCTCTTCCCAAAGACGGGCCTTACGTGGTATCCGGAGAGGGAGAGAACGCCGGGGTCGTGAGGCTTAACGAAAAGCTGGGCCTTGCCTTCAAAGTTGAAAGCCACAACCACCCATCCGCTGTTTCTCCATACGAAGGGGCCGCCACTGGGGTAGGCGGCATAATAAGGGACATCCTCGCCATGGGGGCGAGGCCTATAGCTTCCATGGACGGCCTGTTCTTCGGCTCCTCCGACACCCCTAGAAACCGAAGGATATCATCCGGGGTGGTAAGGGGCATAGGCGGTTACGGGAACCCTGTGGGGGTGCCAACCGTTGGGGGGCTCACCATATATGACCAGTGTTACGACGACAACCCCTTGGTAAACGCCTTCTGCGCAGGCATCCTGTCCCTTGACAAGGCCTGCAGCAGCAAAACCGCCAAGCCCGGCATGCAAGTCCTGATACTAGGGGCTAAAACCGGCAGGGACGGCATAGCTGGGGCCGCCTTCGCATCCACCGGCCTCAGCGGGGACGACGAAGCAAACAAGCCTCAAATACAGATAGGAGATCCATTCTACGAAAAACTTCTGATAGAGGCCTGCCTTGAGCTCCTTGACGGGGGAACGATCCAGGCGATGCAGGACATGGGCGCTGCCGGCATCCTGTCATCAACCAGCGAAGTGGCCCATAAGAGCGGAAACGGCATAGACATCCACTGCGACAGGATACCCCTTAGGGAGGCCATGGAGCCGTGGGAGATCTTCCTCTCCGAGTCCCAGGAGCGGATGTTGCTGGTTTGCATGCCGGAAGACATACCGTCAGTTAAGGCCGTGGCAAAGAAATGGAACCTGGAATGTGCCGTGGTGGGGGAAATGACCGACACTGGGCTCTACCGGGTGTTTAACCGCGGGGAACTAATCGCAGAGCTGCCAGTTGGCCTCTTAGGGGGTGACTCCCCCCTTAAAAATTGGCCCTCCACTCCTCCCCAAAGGAGCACATCCGTAAGGGCAAGCCGCAACCTGTCCCCCGAGGACGCCATCACGGAGATCCTACGACTCATGAAGCACCCCTGCATGGGGGACCACTCCTGGATATATAGACAATACGACTCCATGGTGCAGCTAAGGACCCTACTGGGCCCCGGCAACCCCGTGGCAGCCCTTTGGATTGAAGGGGCCGGCACCGTGGTGTTCTCCATGGAGGCCAACCCGTGGATGTGCGCCCAAGACCCCTTTGTCGGGACTGCCCTGATAACCGCCCTTTCCATAAGGCACCTGTCCGTGGCCGGGGCAGACCCCATGGGTATAACCAACTGCCTCAACTTCCCCTCTCCGGAAATTCCTAAGCAATACTGGGAACTTGAGGAATCGGTGAAGGGCCTTAGCATCGCCGCCAGGGAACTGAAGTGTCCGGTGATATCCGGCAACGTAAGCCTCTATAACGAAAGCCCATCCTCCAGGATAATGCCATCCCCCCTTGTGGTCTCCGCAGGCATCGTGCCGGAGGGTACAGCTCTCCTTCGCCCTAAACCCGATCCCAGCGGGGACGAACCCGAAGTCTTTTTGGTTGGACGCTCCACCTCAACCGTAGGAAGCCTGTATGGACATATGGCAGGAGCTTGCGGTAGCACCTTGTCCTTCGATCCATCCAGGGAAATGGCCTTTAACCGGTGCGCCATCAAAGCCGCCAAGGAAGGCATAGCTAACGCCGGGCGCGCGGTATCTAGGGGAGGATGGGCGGCATCGCTTATAAAGACCATAATAAACTCTCCCTTTGGGGTTGACCTGGACGTTCCGTGGCCCATGGATGAAGCGGACATATTCGGAGAGGGATCTCCATCGGCCATATATTTCGTATCCCCTGAAAGAGCACGGGATTTAGAAAGTGTCTTCAATGGCCATGAAGTTCGCCACATAGGGACGTTAACCCGCCGCCACAGGTCATTAAAAGCTGGGAAAACGTCGATACCCCTGAAAAATCTGAGAGGGGGGGAGAAAATCTGA